A single window of Fervidicoccus fontis Kam940 DNA harbors:
- a CDS encoding aminotransferase class V-fold PLP-dependent enzyme, which produces MIYDVNSIREDFPILKRKIHGRELVYFDNAATTQRPKQVVEAIAKFYLYYNANVHRGFHTLSQEASQLFEESYEEIAKFINGNMEETILTINTTDAINIVAYGWGLRNLKKGDEIVTTVMEHHSNMLPWRELAELTGAKIKYVDITEDGELNYKDLESKITERTKIVAFTLASNVVGTINDYKKIVNLAHSVEAIVIADGAQYVPHVETDVKKMDVDFLAFSGHKMLGPTGIGILWGKKEILEEMKPFRVGGDTIKDVTLDNVVWHDLPWRFDAGTPHIAGVIGLAEAVRYLKKIGMDGVRAHDIELVKHTIKLMKEIDDIEILGPLDPEKRTGLVAFNIKGLHHHIVAKALDMYGIAVRSGGHCAHPLHYRLNYQGSVRASYYIYNTKEEVDYFVEKLQKIISVKERLATEPVENVCTGT; this is translated from the coding sequence ATGATTTATGACGTTAATTCTATCAGAGAAGATTTTCCTATATTAAAAAGAAAAATACATGGTAGGGAACTAGTTTACTTTGATAATGCGGCAACTACACAAAGACCTAAACAGGTTGTAGAAGCTATAGCTAAATTTTACTTATATTATAATGCAAATGTGCATAGAGGTTTTCATACCCTTTCACAAGAAGCTAGTCAGTTATTCGAAGAGTCTTATGAAGAAATAGCTAAATTCATAAATGGCAACATGGAAGAGACTATTTTAACCATTAACACTACTGATGCTATAAATATTGTAGCATATGGGTGGGGACTTAGAAATCTGAAAAAAGGCGACGAAATCGTTACGACGGTAATGGAGCACCACAGTAATATGTTGCCATGGCGTGAATTAGCTGAGCTTACTGGCGCTAAAATTAAATATGTAGATATAACTGAAGATGGAGAGCTTAATTACAAGGATCTGGAGAGCAAAATTACCGAAAGAACAAAAATTGTAGCTTTTACTTTAGCAAGCAATGTTGTTGGAACAATTAATGACTATAAAAAGATAGTTAATTTAGCACATTCGGTTGAAGCAATTGTTATTGCGGATGGAGCTCAATACGTACCTCATGTGGAAACGGATGTGAAAAAAATGGATGTTGATTTTCTCGCTTTTAGCGGTCATAAAATGCTTGGCCCTACTGGGATAGGTATACTTTGGGGAAAAAAGGAAATACTTGAAGAGATGAAGCCATTTAGAGTTGGAGGGGATACTATAAAAGACGTAACACTTGATAATGTAGTATGGCACGATCTTCCGTGGAGGTTCGATGCGGGAACGCCACATATTGCGGGTGTCATAGGCCTCGCTGAGGCAGTAAGATATTTAAAGAAAATCGGAATGGATGGAGTGAGAGCACATGATATCGAATTAGTAAAGCATACTATCAAGTTGATGAAAGAAATCGATGATATTGAAATACTAGGTCCATTAGACCCGGAGAAAAGAACTGGATTAGTTGCCTTCAATATAAAAGGATTGCACCATCATATTGTTGCAAAAGCTCTAGACATGTATGGAATTGCCGTAAGAAGTGGAGGACATTGCGCTCATCCTCTTCATTACAGGTTAAACTATCAAGGATCTGTGAGAGCTAGCTATTACATTTATAATACAAAGGAAGAGGTTGATTATTTCGTAGAAAAACTTCAAAAAATAATTTCTGTAAAAGAAAGACTTGCGACGGAACCAGTTGAAAATGTTTGTACAGGGACATAA
- the tgtA gene encoding tRNA guanosine(15) transglycosylase TgtA, with protein sequence MDIMDKDLAGRIGRIKIKGKTIETPYLFPVIDPTRQEVPISSIKSMGFNGVITNAYLAYKRGWNRDIHELIGDGELVVMTDSGAYQLMQYNNIEVSNEEIIKIQKGLNSDIAVILDVPTGDSLDQNYAKWTAEETLRRASEAQKIIDRDNRMWVLPIQGGIHLSILEESSKKSSQLEYDIYAIGSPTKFMERYRYDVVLDMIRIVRENIRADVPLHLFGAGHPMIIPFAVAMGVDLFDSASYILFARDGRYMIEGGTLRLEDIEYFPCSCPICSRYTPKELKNMNKDERTRLLAEHNLYMIKKILNEVKQAINEGRLWELLQSYSRKHPSLYSAFNNIKNKHVEWMEKYTPRVKGEQKAIYLFDNDSMFNPKILRARKYIMQNYMPPSEFKEVVFLYATYKNQRKFEEGKHYIYYAPGIGLIPQELSGTYPWGQNVIPSKISYETMQSIANDVVKYIEKFSDKYLKVSIGICDEMSIMQEKISSLLDEETKEKVYFFKDSCENEQ encoded by the coding sequence ATGGACATAATGGATAAAGATCTTGCCGGCAGGATTGGAAGGATAAAAATTAAAGGAAAAACTATTGAAACTCCATATTTGTTTCCAGTTATAGATCCTACTAGGCAGGAGGTGCCAATATCTTCTATAAAATCTATGGGCTTTAACGGAGTTATTACCAATGCGTATTTAGCATATAAAAGAGGATGGAACAGAGATATTCACGAACTTATTGGAGATGGAGAGCTCGTTGTGATGACAGACTCAGGGGCATATCAACTAATGCAATATAACAATATTGAAGTAAGCAACGAAGAAATCATCAAAATACAGAAAGGACTTAATTCTGACATAGCAGTTATATTGGACGTTCCTACGGGGGATTCTTTAGATCAAAATTATGCGAAATGGACTGCAGAAGAAACTCTAAGAAGGGCTTCTGAGGCACAAAAAATTATAGACAGAGATAACAGAATGTGGGTTTTACCGATTCAAGGAGGGATTCATTTAAGTATTCTCGAAGAAAGCTCTAAGAAATCGTCCCAGCTTGAATATGATATTTATGCGATAGGCAGTCCTACTAAGTTTATGGAAAGATATCGTTATGATGTTGTACTAGATATGATAAGAATTGTGAGGGAAAACATAAGGGCTGATGTTCCTCTGCATTTATTTGGCGCAGGTCATCCTATGATAATACCCTTTGCAGTAGCAATGGGAGTTGATCTCTTTGATTCAGCATCATATATTCTATTTGCAAGAGACGGAAGATATATGATTGAAGGTGGAACTTTAAGACTTGAAGATATAGAATATTTTCCCTGTAGCTGTCCAATTTGTTCAAGATATACTCCTAAAGAACTAAAAAACATGAACAAAGATGAGAGAACAAGACTTCTGGCGGAGCACAATCTATATATGATCAAAAAAATTTTAAATGAAGTAAAGCAAGCAATAAATGAAGGAAGGTTGTGGGAGCTTTTGCAATCTTATTCGAGAAAGCATCCGAGTTTATATTCTGCCTTCAATAATATTAAAAATAAGCATGTAGAATGGATGGAAAAGTATACTCCAAGAGTGAAAGGGGAGCAAAAAGCCATATATCTATTTGACAACGATTCTATGTTTAATCCAAAAATATTGAGAGCTAGAAAATATATAATGCAAAATTACATGCCACCCAGCGAGTTTAAAGAGGTCGTTTTCTTATATGCTACATACAAGAACCAGAGAAAATTTGAGGAAGGCAAGCACTATATATATTATGCGCCTGGAATTGGTTTAATTCCACAGGAGCTTAGTGGAACATATCCTTGGGGGCAAAATGTTATTCCATCAAAGATCTCTTATGAAACAATGCAGTCGATTGCTAACGACGTGGTTAAATATATAGAAAAATTCTCAGATAAGTATTTGAAAGTTTCAATAGGTATATGCGATGAAATGAGTATTATGCAAGAGAAAATTTCATCATTACTAGATGAAGAAACAAAGGAAAAGGTATACTTCTTCAAAGATTCTTGTGAAAATGAACAATAG
- a CDS encoding amino acid permease: MSSERRQKLLRSLGNLHTFFIGLGAIVGGSIVVLIGPIIYLSGSLGAIIVLIMSAIIATLTALIYSEITSAIPEVGGGFLWAKLTMPRPFPFISGWVNWMAHMMGGTFYALSFSSMFLQFLAEIGFNIPFLPPYISERLIAIILIIAFAYLNYSGVSKTGRFSIVIGIFFVASILLFSTIGIFSGIKSGELINGLLNSPAKFTSVSSFFIAMISVVIAFEGYEILAQTAEETKAPTKNLPRAIMETLIVATILYISVTISTIGILGTKAYSLSTIWGPDTVIRTASLAFRYGGIIVAAGGLATVLSSINSIMYSASRVLLAMSRAGEFPIVFSEIHKKYRTPSNSILFTMAVMIIMSLILDLTLSAFIVGVLFNVLFIIVNYTGIKLREFYGEKLKYKFLTPYYPLIPLTGLIIKVFLFFAALIIYPSATLFALLLIVIGYLIYRSYLFKYEVEHEFVTLESQGSLVRSDFRIMVLLPPEIRTNLIQLASDIAKAKNGEINLLKIIKTPYQLSVKDYRNEAVKKDVRSLKDIIDHLNETGIHARYSIKAARSKTEAIIASIDEERIDLLIMSAEDAMKLNSVMRLSTCDILIVNTEYPYISYMKSKKIIAILSEDEKYIVDEVKEIFPDREIEEIIIEKEPNTNNISKTLNEVLSKESDTAIILMSFNIWEKLTKYKWTMKKLIFPYFVFKRGSFSIDVLRQIFFERRKEE; this comes from the coding sequence TTGTCAAGCGAACGAAGGCAGAAGTTATTGAGATCGTTAGGAAATTTACATACATTTTTCATAGGACTTGGAGCTATCGTAGGAGGATCTATTGTTGTTTTAATAGGTCCAATAATCTACCTTTCTGGAAGTTTAGGAGCAATAATTGTTCTTATCATGAGCGCTATCATTGCAACTCTTACAGCATTAATATATTCAGAAATTACATCAGCTATACCAGAAGTTGGTGGAGGCTTTCTATGGGCAAAATTAACTATGCCGAGGCCTTTTCCATTTATATCTGGTTGGGTAAATTGGATGGCACATATGATGGGTGGAACATTTTACGCACTCTCTTTTTCATCTATGTTTCTGCAGTTTCTCGCTGAAATTGGTTTTAATATTCCATTCCTCCCCCCATATATTTCTGAAAGACTTATAGCTATAATATTAATTATTGCATTTGCATATTTGAATTACAGTGGAGTTTCGAAAACAGGAAGATTTTCTATTGTCATCGGAATTTTCTTTGTTGCCTCAATACTTCTTTTCTCAACAATTGGAATTTTCAGTGGAATAAAAAGCGGAGAGCTTATAAATGGATTGTTAAATTCTCCCGCAAAATTCACATCAGTATCGTCGTTTTTCATTGCAATGATATCAGTAGTTATAGCATTTGAGGGATACGAAATTCTCGCTCAAACAGCTGAAGAAACAAAAGCCCCAACGAAAAATCTTCCAAGAGCTATAATGGAAACATTAATTGTTGCAACAATTCTATATATATCAGTAACGATTTCAACTATAGGGATCTTGGGAACTAAAGCTTATTCTTTATCAACAATATGGGGTCCTGACACGGTAATTCGTACAGCATCTCTCGCATTTAGATATGGAGGTATAATTGTTGCGGCAGGCGGACTAGCTACAGTCCTTTCTTCTATAAATTCTATCATGTACTCTGCATCTAGAGTTCTTTTAGCGATGTCTAGAGCAGGAGAGTTCCCAATAGTTTTTTCGGAAATACACAAGAAGTATAGAACTCCTAGCAATTCAATTCTTTTTACAATGGCAGTAATGATAATAATGAGTTTGATTTTGGATCTAACTCTATCGGCATTTATCGTAGGAGTTCTTTTTAATGTTTTATTTATCATCGTTAATTACACTGGCATAAAGTTAAGAGAATTTTATGGAGAAAAGTTGAAATACAAATTTCTCACTCCGTATTATCCTTTAATTCCTCTTACAGGATTGATTATAAAAGTTTTCCTCTTTTTTGCTGCCTTAATTATATATCCATCTGCAACACTATTTGCTCTCTTATTAATAGTTATTGGATATTTGATATATAGGTCTTACCTATTCAAATATGAAGTCGAACATGAATTTGTAACCTTAGAATCACAAGGAAGTTTGGTTAGAAGTGATTTTAGAATAATGGTATTACTACCTCCGGAAATAAGAACAAATTTGATTCAATTAGCTTCAGACATAGCCAAAGCTAAAAATGGAGAAATAAACCTCTTAAAAATAATTAAAACTCCATATCAGCTTTCTGTTAAAGATTATAGAAATGAAGCCGTAAAGAAAGATGTTAGATCGCTGAAGGATATCATAGATCACCTAAACGAAACTGGAATACATGCGAGATATTCGATAAAAGCAGCGCGCTCAAAAACCGAGGCTATTATCGCAAGTATAGATGAAGAAAGAATAGATTTGCTAATAATGAGCGCAGAAGATGCAATGAAGCTAAATAGTGTTATGAGGTTATCTACTTGTGATATTTTAATAGTAAATACCGAGTATCCATATATATCATACATGAAATCCAAAAAAATAATTGCGATACTGAGCGAAGACGAAAAGTATATAGTAGATGAAGTGAAGGAAATTTTTCCAGATAGAGAAATAGAAGAAATAATAATTGAAAAAGAGCCTAATACTAATAACATCTCAAAAACTTTAAATGAAGTACTTAGTAAAGAAAGCGACACTGCAATAATATTAATGAGCTTCAACATATGGGAAAAATTGACTAAATATAAATGGACGATGAAAAAGCTGATCTTTCCATATTTTGTTTTTAAGAGGGGAAGCTTTTCAATCGATGTTCTTAGACAAATATTCTTTGAAAGACGCAAAGAGGAGTAA
- a CDS encoding DNA-directed RNA polymerase subunit G encodes MKWEYLEIVDTKPSIIPTITIITARNEKIELTFEVSEKFGISYKKGEKIFLEFSREKIKPSSSFAFCGKTTLFSIKEEKDNSKVYLFSSGGFIIRLVSRQELQGLNITEDYFFCIDKH; translated from the coding sequence TTGAAGTGGGAATATCTAGAAATTGTCGATACAAAACCGTCAATTATTCCAACAATAACAATTATAACTGCAAGAAATGAAAAAATTGAATTGACATTTGAAGTTTCAGAAAAATTTGGAATAAGTTATAAAAAAGGAGAGAAGATTTTCTTAGAATTTTCGAGAGAGAAGATTAAACCATCTTCTTCTTTTGCATTCTGTGGGAAAACTACATTATTTTCTATAAAGGAAGAAAAGGATAATAGTAAAGTATACCTTTTTTCCAGTGGTGGCTTTATTATAAGACTGGTTTCACGCCAAGAACTTCAAGGATTAAACATTACTGAAGACTACTTCTTCTGTATTGATAAGCATTAG
- a CDS encoding Lsm family RNA-binding protein: protein MSMSMASKRVFSELNALLDKQVTIKLKDGRTIKGTLYGFDDKLNILLKNATENEGNSSVPTMLIYSDYIAYLSAIEAPIFNPDEFARLIVSKLNIREADIKTYPEAGVLVILNNIRVSDKGVEGSGPLAHKIYGLYTEYIENKKKEIEKR, encoded by the coding sequence ATGAGTATGTCAATGGCAAGCAAAAGAGTATTTAGTGAGCTTAACGCATTGCTTGATAAGCAAGTCACAATTAAGCTGAAAGATGGAAGAACTATAAAAGGTACTTTATATGGATTTGACGATAAACTCAATATATTGTTAAAAAATGCAACGGAAAACGAGGGAAACTCTTCAGTACCGACAATGTTGATTTATTCTGATTATATAGCATATCTTTCTGCAATAGAAGCCCCAATCTTCAATCCAGATGAATTTGCGAGGCTAATTGTAAGTAAACTTAACATTAGGGAGGCAGATATAAAGACTTATCCAGAAGCAGGCGTTCTGGTTATCTTAAATAACATAAGAGTATCAGATAAAGGAGTAGAAGGTAGTGGTCCGTTAGCTCACAAAATATATGGTTTATACACCGAATATATTGAAAACAAGAAAAAAGAAATAGAAAAAAGATAA
- a CDS encoding ABC transporter substrate-binding protein, translating into MAQSGQKESKTTLYVLILVGIIAIGSIIISYQNTRGISQINNDIEKMTQITLNLSNQIDSIQQSLNEYKLMSQQISSLNQSLSQQIQSLNNMIAQMNYPIQVYDALNRTVVITQQPTRIVSLAPSTTEMLFDIGAGNLVVGVDDNSNYPPIVNELVINGTIQRVGGFDSISLEKVISLKPDLVVGSTGVQFKYIYQLSQYGITALSLNDESISDILTDILLLGKITGHYQQALNLTNNLKNEIISIYSKVSGSQNKPTVLFIVWVNPYYAAGGSSFWNDLISLSGGLNSLENVSQAWPAISWEDVVKLNPQVIIATEYAGGFSNATQLINWLESQPGGANISAVETGRVYMLHGNLSDIASRPSPRIVEMQEVLAAILHPEDFGNIQLPNDLNDTILAQISQYVQSFS; encoded by the coding sequence ATGGCACAATCTGGTCAAAAGGAATCAAAAACAACATTATATGTCCTTATTCTTGTAGGAATCATAGCTATTGGAAGCATCATAATTTCTTACCAAAATACAAGAGGAATTTCCCAAATAAACAATGATATAGAAAAAATGACTCAGATTACTTTAAATCTCAGCAATCAAATAGACAGCATACAGCAGAGTCTTAATGAATATAAGTTAATGTCGCAACAAATATCCTCTCTAAATCAATCTCTTTCACAACAGATACAGTCACTTAACAACATGATAGCTCAGATGAATTATCCAATACAAGTTTATGACGCATTAAATAGGACTGTTGTAATTACACAACAACCTACTCGAATTGTATCATTAGCACCTAGCACTACTGAAATGCTTTTTGATATTGGGGCAGGAAATCTCGTAGTAGGAGTTGATGATAACTCAAACTATCCCCCTATCGTTAATGAGCTAGTAATCAATGGAACAATACAAAGAGTTGGAGGGTTTGATAGTATAAGCTTAGAGAAGGTAATATCGCTCAAACCAGATCTCGTTGTTGGAAGCACAGGCGTTCAATTCAAATATATATATCAGCTTTCGCAATACGGAATTACCGCATTATCTTTAAACGACGAAAGCATAAGTGACATTCTAACGGACATTCTTTTGTTGGGAAAAATTACAGGACATTATCAGCAAGCTTTAAACCTTACCAATAATCTCAAAAATGAGATAATCTCCATATATTCAAAAGTCTCCGGGTCTCAAAATAAGCCAACTGTATTGTTTATAGTATGGGTAAACCCATATTATGCAGCAGGAGGAAGTAGCTTTTGGAATGATTTAATTTCATTGTCCGGCGGATTAAATTCATTGGAAAACGTATCACAGGCATGGCCAGCAATTTCATGGGAAGATGTAGTTAAGTTAAATCCACAAGTGATAATAGCAACTGAATATGCTGGTGGATTTTCTAATGCTACGCAATTAATAAATTGGCTAGAGTCTCAGCCCGGTGGAGCTAACATATCAGCGGTTGAAACCGGTAGAGTTTACATGTTGCATGGTAACTTAAGTGATATAGCAAGCAGGCCATCTCCAAGAATAGTAGAAATGCAAGAGGTCCTTGCTGCTATACTTCATCCAGAAGATTTTGGAAATATACAGCTTCCTAATGACTTAAATGATACGATATTAGCACAGATCAGCCAATACGTTCAGTCTTTTAGTTAA
- a CDS encoding FecCD family ABC transporter permease, whose protein sequence is MIKLKFFSFIFFFAILVSSLLSLYLGSSGSIAFDEWKWENVIFQIRMYRTLTVIFTSETLAIIGLILQTIFSNPLVDSSILGISSGSSLGAVIGLLLVSRMGYSAIFIFSFIFSLLAFIVILFLSKITGYKTISMVLSGVIISTLFNSFLYLLFMTNTILARVHSVSWMFGTFEFSNSSSFYASFISFLIVFVFLYVKGPRLRQLLYGDDFAIARGADPKNLRREVLIVTSISISLISVYEGPIGFIGLIVPHIARMMLGGDISVASLGSLFISPVILLLSDVVARVLLAPSEIPIGIITSLIGAPFFLMLLVKSYRGE, encoded by the coding sequence ATGATAAAACTAAAATTTTTTTCGTTTATCTTCTTTTTCGCTATACTTGTTTCATCTTTGCTGAGTTTGTATTTAGGTTCTTCCGGATCAATCGCTTTTGATGAGTGGAAATGGGAAAATGTGATCTTTCAAATAAGAATGTATAGAACTTTAACGGTAATATTCACATCGGAGACTCTGGCGATTATAGGTTTAATTCTTCAGACTATTTTTTCTAATCCATTAGTGGACTCAAGCATTTTAGGTATATCTTCAGGTTCTTCTTTAGGAGCAGTTATTGGATTGTTATTAGTAAGCAGAATGGGCTATTCTGCAATCTTCATTTTTTCGTTCATTTTTTCATTGTTGGCTTTTATAGTAATTCTGTTTTTGAGCAAAATCACAGGCTATAAAACTATATCCATGGTGCTTTCCGGTGTAATAATCTCAACGCTATTCAATTCATTTTTGTATTTACTTTTCATGACAAATACTATACTTGCAAGAGTACATAGCGTTAGTTGGATGTTCGGAACGTTTGAATTTTCTAATTCGTCTTCCTTTTATGCCTCTTTTATTTCCTTTTTGATCGTCTTTGTTTTTTTATATGTAAAAGGACCAAGATTAAGACAGCTACTTTATGGCGATGATTTTGCTATAGCTAGAGGTGCAGATCCAAAAAATCTTAGAAGAGAAGTATTGATAGTAACAAGTATATCAATTTCGCTAATTTCTGTATATGAGGGTCCAATAGGATTTATAGGCCTAATAGTTCCACATATTGCGAGGATGATGTTGGGGGGAGATATTTCTGTAGCATCTTTAGGTTCTTTATTTATTTCTCCAGTAATTTTGTTGCTCTCTGATGTCGTAGCAAGAGTGCTTCTTGCTCCATCTGAGATACCTATCGGAATTATAACCAGCCTAATAGGCGCACCGTTTTTCCTTATGCTACTTGTAAAATCTTACAGAGGTGAATAA
- a CDS encoding ABC transporter ATP-binding protein, with the protein MRLAFSGTLGYGKAITKRVELEIKEGKLFCVLGPNGAGKTTFLKTLAGIIPPFEGKVSVEDSSKKLYISPDPPYLPSLRIIDVILNFIIGDRKFFLYSISDDNVTKRTIMAEEILNTFGLKYGMDYEYEYLSTGEKSKVMLTGALVSEANLLFLDEPNSHLDLRSRIILYQLLKNESNRRIILISLHDLNESLNFCDSILLIGKDEGIFGPYYSGRSIEIALFEKIYGVSFDVFEKDNKIFLFPKDKTNT; encoded by the coding sequence TTGAGGCTTGCATTTTCTGGCACTTTAGGATATGGTAAAGCAATAACTAAAAGAGTTGAGTTAGAAATAAAAGAAGGAAAGCTATTTTGTGTTTTAGGACCAAATGGTGCCGGAAAAACAACTTTTTTAAAAACTCTTGCAGGGATAATACCTCCTTTTGAGGGAAAAGTTTCAGTTGAGGACTCGTCGAAGAAATTATATATATCGCCAGATCCTCCTTATTTACCATCATTAAGAATAATTGATGTGATTTTAAATTTCATAATTGGCGATAGAAAATTTTTTCTTTATTCTATTAGCGATGACAATGTAACAAAAAGAACGATTATGGCAGAGGAAATTCTGAATACATTTGGACTAAAATATGGAATGGACTACGAATATGAATATTTGAGCACAGGTGAAAAATCAAAGGTAATGTTGACAGGCGCATTAGTTTCTGAAGCAAATTTACTGTTCTTAGACGAACCAAATAGTCATTTAGATCTTCGTTCAAGAATTATTCTCTATCAGCTTTTAAAAAATGAGTCTAATAGGAGAATTATACTAATTTCATTGCACGATTTAAACGAATCCCTTAATTTTTGCGATTCTATACTTTTAATTGGTAAAGACGAAGGTATATTTGGTCCCTATTATTCAGGAAGATCAATTGAAATTGCTCTTTTTGAAAAAATCTATGGAGTTAGTTTTGATGTTTTCGAAAAAGACAATAAAATTTTTCTATTTCCGAAAGATAAAACAAACACATAA
- a CDS encoding MBL fold metallo-hydrolase: MTELKPIINASITESGAILLGEFFEIDSYAGRPVRVVTHMHSDHTLYLSKSKRHSTYILATQPTLDSLTVLGEKLPENKTIPLGYNKPLRIVDETITFVKSTHVIGSAQVVVETKEGFRLGYTSDFKFPGTKIMSDLDVLVIDATYGQEHMIRPFKQEIETLLADLVNEILSKNKPVRILGYYGKLQEVMEILRKNNVSAPFVMPKKVYELTNVACKHGMKINDFFEEDSKEGSEVKKDNWYVYFQHMNSKKGTLSQTADLILSGWFFESPIKKIIEKNKYEKWLVAFSDHGDFQDVFAYVSESKPKMLIVDGSRTDRVTADFFSNFVKKKLNLKSSVLPSQKIQLKEED, encoded by the coding sequence TTGACAGAATTGAAGCCGATTATTAATGCGAGCATTACGGAAAGCGGAGCAATTTTACTTGGCGAATTTTTTGAAATAGATTCTTACGCCGGAAGACCTGTAAGGGTAGTAACTCATATGCATAGTGATCATACCCTTTATCTTTCAAAAAGTAAGAGGCATTCTACATATATATTGGCAACTCAGCCTACTTTGGATTCTTTAACAGTATTGGGAGAAAAATTACCGGAGAATAAAACGATCCCTTTAGGATATAATAAGCCATTAAGAATAGTCGATGAAACCATTACTTTTGTAAAATCGACTCATGTAATAGGCTCAGCACAGGTTGTTGTTGAAACGAAAGAAGGCTTCAGGTTAGGCTATACAAGTGACTTCAAATTTCCAGGGACAAAAATAATGAGCGATCTGGACGTATTGGTTATCGATGCTACATATGGGCAAGAACATATGATCAGACCTTTTAAGCAAGAGATTGAAACGCTTCTTGCTGATCTTGTTAATGAGATTTTAAGCAAGAATAAGCCGGTTAGAATTTTAGGCTATTATGGAAAATTACAGGAAGTTATGGAAATCCTTAGAAAAAATAATGTTAGTGCACCATTTGTAATGCCTAAAAAGGTTTATGAATTGACAAACGTAGCATGTAAACACGGAATGAAAATCAATGATTTTTTTGAAGAAGATAGTAAAGAAGGAAGCGAAGTCAAAAAAGATAACTGGTATGTTTATTTTCAGCATATGAACTCAAAAAAAGGAACCTTATCACAAACTGCAGATTTAATTCTTTCAGGCTGGTTTTTTGAATCTCCCATCAAAAAAATTATCGAAAAAAATAAATATGAAAAATGGTTGGTTGCCTTCAGCGATCACGGTGACTTTCAAGATGTATTTGCGTATGTTTCTGAATCAAAGCCAAAAATGCTTATTGTGGATGGTTCGAGAACTGATAGAGTTACTGCTGATTTCTTTTCGAATTTTGTTAAGAAAAAGCTAAACTTAAAATCTTCTGTTTTGCCAAGTCAAAAAATCCAATTGAAAGAGGAAGATTAG
- a CDS encoding ERCC4 domain-containing protein, with translation MTNITLLMPTDVIMDENEKATNPEIFEGLIKGKLSVAVKQLEAGDYLLLSKKGELPILVERKTAEDFVNSIIDGRIWKQSATLKKIKERGEALPVIVLEGNLSYTLEKRKISETAILRTIDELVLNRDIPVIYTLSKSSTISWLIAKARSLGNTKEKTVFIYNKKKAKTPKERVLLSLSIITGTQTARKLLTKFGTIRNIANLTVGELMQIEGIGEVKAKKIYELFNLNYDESIK, from the coding sequence ATGACAAACATAACGTTGCTTATGCCTACTGATGTCATAATGGATGAGAACGAAAAAGCTACTAATCCAGAAATTTTTGAAGGACTAATAAAAGGAAAGCTTTCAGTTGCAGTAAAACAGCTGGAAGCCGGAGATTATCTTCTTTTGTCTAAAAAAGGAGAACTTCCCATACTTGTGGAAAGGAAAACTGCAGAAGATTTTGTTAACAGTATAATAGATGGAAGAATATGGAAGCAGTCCGCAACACTAAAAAAAATCAAAGAGAGGGGGGAAGCTTTACCAGTCATTGTTTTGGAAGGCAATCTATCTTATACACTAGAAAAAAGGAAGATTTCTGAAACTGCGATTCTTAGAACGATTGATGAGCTCGTATTAAATAGGGATATACCTGTTATTTATACGCTTTCGAAATCTTCGACGATTTCCTGGCTTATCGCAAAAGCGAGATCGCTTGGTAACACTAAAGAAAAAACGGTTTTTATTTATAATAAAAAGAAAGCAAAAACTCCTAAAGAAAGAGTGTTGCTTTCTCTTTCAATAATAACTGGTACTCAAACAGCAAGAAAGCTTTTAACAAAGTTTGGTACCATTAGAAACATTGCTAATCTTACTGTAGGTGAGTTAATGCAAATTGAAGGTATAGGTGAAGTTAAGGCAAAGAAAATATACGAATTATTTAATTTAAATTATGATGAATCAATAAAATAA